The following coding sequences lie in one Cyanobacteria bacterium QS_8_64_29 genomic window:
- a CDS encoding dTDP-4-dehydrorhamnose 3,5-epimerase, whose product MVAAKGVEIYPLEAIQGQMAQFYTPQSSDETMLVRIPGCICNSLFVHRSQTDQLLPVRGSFVLAVLENRTYRYIPMNAQQPQAVKIPPGVPHGAINPNDTSCLLVNAVLRHRPPHARDYVPIEPPVPYDVDAARAQLQATQVAC is encoded by the coding sequence ATGGTTGCAGCTAAAGGCGTCGAAATTTATCCGCTTGAGGCCATCCAGGGCCAGATGGCCCAGTTCTATACCCCCCAGAGCAGCGACGAGACCATGCTGGTGCGGATTCCGGGTTGCATCTGCAACAGCTTGTTCGTCCACCGCTCGCAAACCGACCAGCTGCTGCCGGTTCGGGGGAGTTTCGTTCTGGCTGTCTTAGAGAATCGAACTTACCGCTACATTCCCATGAACGCGCAGCAACCCCAGGCGGTTAAAATCCCGCCGGGCGTTCCCCACGGCGCGATCAACCCCAACGACACCAGCTGCTTGCTGGTCAATGCCGTGCTGCGCCACCGCCCGCCGCATGCCCGGGACTACGTTCCCATCGAGCCGCCCGTTCCCTACGATGTAGACGCAGCGCGAGCGCAGTTACAGGCAACGCAAGTTGCCTGCTAG
- a CDS encoding aminopeptidase: protein MSQSLSDADSTSRRPFERPGAQPHYTPDRPGRVEHIRLDLALDLQRQSLEGTCTIALQPLRRGLDRLTLDAVDLQIDAVWVGELSQPFEHDGRQLFVRLSQPTGTEPITISVRYRAEQPQRGIYFVAPDADYPDKPIQVWTQGEDEDSRFWFPCFDYPGQLATSEIRVRVPQPYQAISNGELIGTEPAEGATIYHWRQDQPHPSYLMALAVGDFNCIADRSDGIPLQYYIERGREADARRTLGKTPRMMAFFSELFGYPYPYPKYAQVCVSDYIFGGMENTSTTLLTDRCLLDERAAIDNRRAETLVAHELAHQWFGDLAVIGHWSHAWLKEGMASYAEVLWLERDYGRDEAAYYLLNEARNYLEEDRNRYRRPVVTNVYREVMDLFDCHLYEKGACIYHAIRTELGDEAFREALQAFVREHAHRNIETVDLRRAIERTTGRNLSFLFDRYVFGSGHPDFKVSYAWDADAQLAKLTVTQTQAQSSDRREGSGERQSCFDLRVPIAFGYAPQNGAGEAQCQRVTLRVSEPEQSFYCPLAAKPDFVSFDADQGWLKTVQLDYPRPELQAQLHWDPHPVGRIRAAEALAQQGSPEAADALAQALEQELFWGTRTEVAQQLGQIALEQAERALQAGLGDSDPRVRRAALEALGRFKTATSYEAVRQAAERGDASYYTEAAALRTLGGMVSGPLRGRVDEARQLLEQALQERSGWNEVVRAGAVGGLSQMNASPQAAETLLPYAQRGVPQPLRLAAIRGLGAVSTDQAQAQLDAILAQLEACGREPSFFVQVSAVSALKQMRVAPAIEQLRSLAQRATDARVRRLAEEGMETVQQNLGSERAVNQLRQEFEGLQRENADLKSRLAKLEAQLNERTS, encoded by the coding sequence CTGAGCCAGCCCTTCGAGCACGACGGCCGGCAGCTGTTCGTGCGCCTGAGCCAGCCCACGGGGACCGAGCCCATCACCATCAGCGTGCGCTACCGCGCGGAGCAGCCCCAGCGCGGGATTTACTTTGTAGCGCCCGATGCGGACTACCCCGACAAGCCCATCCAGGTCTGGACCCAAGGCGAAGATGAAGATTCGCGCTTCTGGTTCCCCTGCTTCGACTATCCCGGGCAGCTGGCCACCTCCGAGATCCGGGTGCGCGTGCCCCAGCCCTATCAAGCTATCTCCAACGGCGAGCTCATCGGCACCGAGCCTGCCGAGGGCGCCACGATCTATCACTGGCGCCAGGACCAGCCCCACCCCAGCTACCTGATGGCGCTGGCGGTGGGCGATTTTAACTGCATTGCTGATCGCAGCGACGGCATCCCGCTGCAGTACTACATCGAGCGCGGCCGCGAAGCCGATGCCCGGCGCACCCTAGGCAAGACGCCGCGCATGATGGCCTTTTTCAGCGAGCTGTTTGGCTACCCCTATCCCTATCCCAAATACGCCCAGGTCTGCGTCAGCGACTACATCTTCGGCGGGATGGAGAACACCTCCACGACGCTGCTCACCGATCGCTGCCTGCTGGACGAGCGCGCCGCGATCGACAACCGCCGCGCCGAGACCCTGGTGGCGCACGAGCTGGCCCACCAGTGGTTTGGGGATTTGGCCGTCATCGGCCACTGGTCCCATGCCTGGCTCAAAGAGGGCATGGCTTCTTACGCCGAGGTATTGTGGCTCGAGCGCGATTACGGCCGCGACGAAGCCGCCTACTACCTGCTCAACGAAGCCCGCAACTACCTAGAAGAGGACCGCAACCGCTACCGCCGCCCCGTGGTGACCAACGTCTACCGCGAGGTCATGGACCTGTTCGACTGCCACCTGTACGAGAAAGGGGCCTGCATCTACCACGCCATCCGCACCGAACTGGGCGATGAGGCCTTTCGCGAGGCCCTGCAGGCCTTCGTGCGCGAGCACGCCCACCGCAACATCGAGACCGTGGACCTGCGGCGCGCGATCGAGCGCACCACCGGGCGCAACCTGTCGTTTTTATTCGATCGCTATGTCTTTGGCAGCGGCCACCCCGATTTCAAGGTCAGCTACGCCTGGGATGCAGACGCGCAGCTGGCCAAGCTGACGGTGACCCAAACCCAAGCCCAAAGCAGCGACCGGCGCGAGGGCAGCGGCGAGCGCCAGTCCTGCTTCGATCTGCGCGTGCCGATTGCGTTTGGCTATGCGCCCCAAAATGGCGCGGGCGAGGCCCAGTGCCAGCGCGTGACGCTGCGCGTGAGCGAGCCCGAGCAGAGCTTTTACTGTCCGCTGGCAGCCAAGCCCGATTTTGTCAGCTTTGACGCCGATCAGGGCTGGCTCAAAACCGTCCAGCTCGACTATCCGCGGCCCGAGCTGCAGGCGCAGCTGCATTGGGACCCCCATCCGGTGGGGCGCATCCGCGCCGCCGAGGCCCTGGCCCAGCAGGGCAGCCCCGAAGCGGCGGACGCCCTGGCCCAGGCCCTGGAGCAAGAGCTGTTTTGGGGCACGCGCACCGAGGTGGCCCAGCAATTGGGCCAGATCGCGCTCGAGCAGGCCGAGCGCGCGCTCCAAGCCGGCCTGGGCGATAGCGACCCGCGCGTGCGGCGCGCGGCGCTGGAGGCGCTGGGCCGATTCAAAACGGCCACCAGCTACGAGGCCGTCCGGCAAGCAGCCGAGCGCGGCGATGCCAGCTACTATACCGAAGCCGCTGCCCTGCGGACCCTAGGCGGGATGGTCTCGGGGCCGCTGCGCGGGCGGGTCGATGAAGCCCGGCAGCTGCTGGAGCAGGCACTGCAGGAGCGCTCGGGTTGGAACGAGGTGGTGCGCGCTGGGGCCGTCGGCGGGCTGAGCCAGATGAACGCTTCGCCCCAAGCCGCCGAGACCCTGCTGCCCTACGCCCAGCGTGGCGTGCCGCAGCCGCTGCGCCTGGCAGCCATCCGCGGGTTGGGGGCAGTCTCCACCGACCAGGCCCAAGCCCAGCTCGACGCCATTCTGGCGCAGCTGGAGGCCTGCGGGCGCGAGCCCAGCTTTTTCGTCCAGGTCTCGGCGGTCTCGGCCCTGAAGCAGATGCGGGTGGCACCGGCCATCGAGCAGTTGCGATCACTGGCCCAGCGCGCCACGGATGCGCGCGTGCGCCGCCTGGCCGAGGAAGGCATGGAAACCGTGCAGCAGAATCTGGGCTCGGAGCGTGCCGTCAATCAGCTGCGCCAGGAATTCGAGGGGCTGCAGCGCGAAAACGCCGACCTTAAAAGCCGCCTGGCCAAACTAGAAGCGCAGCTTAACGAACGCACTTCGTAG